A portion of the Oncorhynchus nerka isolate Pitt River linkage group LG27, Oner_Uvic_2.0, whole genome shotgun sequence genome contains these proteins:
- the LOC135565156 gene encoding sodium/hydrogen exchanger 5-like — protein MSQGGNVLTSARLSLPSMASRASFPEVTNVTNYLRENGSGVCLDLQVIDNVPGAKVEEESETHHFLAGNLYKPRRRYQSHYSRHFMTVGDHERQDREIFQRNMKSRMETFKTTRHKRHSHKKDRSQKKAGNPKRNDWMLLSLCNFSREPG, from the exons GGTGGCAACGTGCTAACCTCTGCCAGGCTCTCTCTGCCCTCCATGGCCTCCAGGGCATCTTTCCCAGAGGTCACCAATGTCACCAACTACCT CAGAGAGAACGGTAGTGGGGTCTGTCTGGACCTCCAGGTGATTGACAACGTGCCGGGAGCCAAGGTGGAGGAGGAGTCAGAAACGCATCACTTCCTGGCTGGGAACCTGTACAAGCCCAGGAGACGG TACCAGTCCCACTACAGCAGACACTTCATGACAGTAGGGGACCACGAGCGTCAGGACAGAGAGATCTTCCAGAGAAATATGAAGAGTCGCATGGAGACGTTCAAGACCACCCGACACAAACGCCACAGCCACAAGAAGGACCGCAGCCAGAAAAAGGCAGGGAACCCTAAAAGAAATGATTGGATGTTATTATCTCTGTGTAACTTCAGCAGGGAGCCAGGATAG